From the Corythoichthys intestinalis isolate RoL2023-P3 chromosome 15, ASM3026506v1, whole genome shotgun sequence genome, one window contains:
- the nin gene encoding ninein isoform X4 — MDDVLEQDQHEERLKEVFDSFDASGCGSLCPEELADLCVSLHLEDAAPALLDVLLQGRDRLTDRIDFDQFKDALILALSSGFEASQAQQEVSSRPESPDIKPKFVKGSKRYGRRSKPELVNTIPEFIQGPHNQDEDITRSEDTQDNCDATIPRKRERWNADETSTEEYEAEGQLHLWNPDEPSTPQGCAAATLKEKLQQACDELAISWYGCAGHSQMLALCDYLGLEISADVLHGLNGDGWINVQEFVSMVLKYNKPATPSASTPYRQLKRQHSTQPFDEAGRRIAASSALMSSIGMRLFSTLDDGTGFTPVESIIDSWMEEGIENGSEILKALNFSLEGKLSLSDLSTALESELLATKNGIHRVALASFKAEIRHLLERIDGELREKEKIRSDLERVERLKSQLATEVDEHHSSIEKANHLNLRKLEEEHREKLAAVRLELMKEMDLIRQQAAQQREELEAEVDKIKEEESFLREHLSISIKENRRLEMDLMDCGERLMEAQNQVTKLRGSLDNVLKEKFGDLDPGSADFLMQEERIKQLRLGYEAQCRKLQDRVDELLSELQDFHSMDRPQQSCSQPLSEELEGKSPGVESDPGLGSEEVNPLSSMSLEAEMMLEQLKEQHLHQLDDLRKELECKTDEFNTVVEQKEDQKTALDRQHQQEVEAIREELASARSRETELQSQLERASQEQTRLEKETQDEVRTLRQQLLEEQSISAELGEQLRNLQEQKPDFLAVMEELQNQHASDIEILEKKNMQLLEVRLQEQKKKHLEEREDLEKRWLECFEKEKELMKQTHDEELLARLEKAMSCLKNEHDRTVKRLTAEWQEQRVLLEEQNNESLQAVLEDAMLRLGKEQERKESQLQEQHDGERRSLQEQHEHRETQLKQAWERERLQLEKDYKGMLQQRLHEEREKHQTVKEELQKRLNMQEDCHRKTLQEMTIKHAEERNTISGKLEKLQDNLVQESYCITMYREQTEVCFFKKIKQVEDRFSADQELAAARFQTDILKLEHHYQRELEDLSKNHAEEKLCWELQLQKAMESVDVSQINGEVAAERHNQEWAKERIELEKIHGEVMQAVVKKNQELQHQVKTKEIELNRQFNDLHNRLQESLQANEDLLNQSEKKAKEAEHLLNQAVEDFQQEREEFQGNHLQLEAQYEEILSISQRQEAERIALLTERDDLKLRIDGMEKLLKQAVDDFELDRKELQGEVAILKEKLKESQNHDLFLAAFKNKETISKPIPDESYNGEGLDMQIDPMVRPEEVSQLKMDASEDQVNILSTFNTCLLGKGCSDQETSNFNEPDNNPKAFMCHGEDPLMPTDLEFTSTGGNVKDFLLSQSQDKEASGALEYNNEESQPQTTLTSTSECSSHKDELFKQMVVNSLDLVDPCELSLENPKDDPGPKSVWYDSNGEFTIDNGEPLDQDIDCELEDLPIFEQQSLYYQTREEIVLMREKIMLLQQKTDLLQSLLEHNCKKMQKGREYLEENYSLKVKMVLLIEHIKVLEIDAFRLKALQVRYEECECENATLKQKNAELKMRVFRLQSRIYLTDDISRIQQENCKLLDLFEAQGDILVPGFLRSQIAEVSCIQDCCGEFKADATGLSKAISELQNKNPTTQGNRQNLEQLNQEKIAAEHTAENLNKQVADLHSQCQQLQSEKGTLADKIVRSQTVVDELKQQLTELIKDNESREVLAEEKKKVDACMNALEAELTKALTETARLEDQNAHLAEKVSGLEEKLIEADSVENHLGHLTDERKDAAKENRGLRKQLAKSQETLKNMEGALQTASLQRACLRSDLRSMQQEKDSLQQQLATLHKQLLNASDRNRFLELALHNCAIQSPSKKLHRDTLQPKEQDDKASKLLLKQQHKNSQVTMLKTLEQENAILKEKLEEHKQLMKDVAAKDGHAQLDELQEENKLLKARVERLTKQLFEVAMAEQRANADGYRRIGGL; from the exons AGTCTCCTGACATCAAGCCAAAGTTTGTAAAGGGCAGCAAGCGTTACGGCCGCCGCTCCAAACCGGAATTGGTCAACACCATTCCAGAGTTTATTCAAGGTCCCCACAACCAAGACGAAGACATCACACGCAGTGAGGACACTCAGGACAACTGTGACGCCACTATTCCAAGGAAGCGTGAG CGCTGGAATGCAGATGAAACCAGTACAGAGGAGTATGAAGCAGAAG GCCAGCTGCATCTATGGAACCCCGACGAGCCGAGCACACCTCAAGGTTGTGCCGCAGCTACCCTGAAGGAGAAGCTCCAGCAAGCCTGTGACGAGTTGGCCATATCCTGGTACGGATGCGCCGGCCACTCGCAAATGCTTGCCCTGTGCGACTATCTGGGCTTGGAG ATAAGTGCAGATGTACTCCATGGTTTGAATGGTGACGGGTGGATCAATGTTCAAGAGTTTGTCTCCATGGTTCTTAAGTATAACAAGCCTGCCACCCCGTCTGCCTCCACTCCTTACAGACAGCTGAAAAGACAGCACTCCACTCAG CCTTTTGATGAGGCGGGCCGCCGgattgccgcctcctccgctctGATGAGCAGCATCGGCATGCGCTTGTTCTCCACCCTGGATGACGGCACCGGCTTCACGCCGGTCGAGTCCATCATAGATTCCTGGATGGAGGAAGGCATAGAAAACGGCAGTGAGATCCTGAAG GCATTAAATTTCAGCCTCGAAGGCAAGCTGAGTTTGTCCGATCTAAGTACTGCGCTAGAAAGTGAACTCCTGGCCACCAAGAATGGCATCCACCGGGTGGCGCTGGCCAGTTTCAAAGCGGAAATCCGACATCTACT GGAACGAATCGATGGCGAGTTGAGGGAGAAGGAGAAAATCCGATCAGACCTGGAAAGGGTAGAAAGGCTTAAATCCCAACTGGCTACCGAGGTGGACGAGCATCACTCGTCAATCGAGAAGGCAAATCATCTTAACCTCAG GAAGCTGGAAGAGGAGCACCGGGAGAAGCTAGCGGCAGTGCGCTTGGAGCTAATGAAGGAAATGGACCTGATCCGCCAACAGGCAGCCCAACAACGTGAGGAGCTGGAAGCCGAGGTGGACAAGATCAAGGAGGAGGAGTCCTTTCTCAGGGAACACCTGTCCATTTCAATCAAG GAAAACCGACGTCTGGAGATGGACTTAATGGACTGCGGTGAAAGACTGATGGAGGCCCAAAACCAAGTGACAAAACTGCGTGGCAGTTTGGACAATGTCTTGAAAGAGAAA TTTGGCGACCTGGACCCTGGCAGTGCTGACTTCTTAATGCAGGAGGAGCGCATTAAGCAGCTGCGACTGGGCTACGAAGCACaatgcagg AAACTGCAAGACCGCGTGGATGAGCTGCTGTCTGAGCTGCAGGACTTTCACAGCATGGATCGACCTCAGCAGTCCTGCTCCCAGCCTCTCTCGGAGGAGCTGGAGGGCAAAAGCCCAGGCGTGGAGTCTGACCCCGGCCTCGGCTCAGAGGAAGTCAATCCTTTAAGCAGTATGAGCCTAGAGGCTGAGATGATGCTGGAACAGCTGAAGGAGCAGCATttgcaccaattggatgacttgAGGAAAGAGCTGGAGTGCAAA ACCGACGAATTCAACACTGTGGTTGAGCAAAAAGAGGACCAAAAGACTGCACTGGACCGCCAGCACCAGCAGGAGGTCGAGGCCATAAGGGAGGAGCTGGCAAGCGCTCGCTCACGTGAGACGGAGCTCCAAAGCCAGCTTGAGCGGGCCTCGCAAGAGCAGACCCGCCTGGAGAAGGAGACACAGGATGAGGTGAGGACCCTGAGGCAGCAGCTCCTTGAGGAACAAAGCATTTCTGCGGAACTGGGGGAGCAGCTCAGAAACCTGCAAGAGCAAAAGCCGGACTTTCTCGCCGTCATGGAGGAGCTACAAAACCAACACGCCAGTGACATAGAGATTCTGGAGAAGAAAAACATGCAGCTCTTGGAAGTCAGGCTGCAGGAACAGAAGAAGAAACACCTGGAAGAGAGGGAGGATTTGGAAAAGAGGTGGTTGGAATGTTTTGAAAAGGAAAAGGAATTGATGAAGCAGACTCATGATGAAGAGCTGTTGGCCAGACTTGAAAAGGCAATGTCTTGCTTGAAGAATGAGCATGACcgaactgtaaaaaggcttactgCGGAGTGGCAAGAGCAGAGAGTTCTGCTAGAAGAGCAAAACAATGAGTCCCTGCAGGCTGTGCTGGAGGACGCCATGCTGAGGCTGGGCAAGGAGCAGGAGCGGAAGGAGAGCCAGCTCCAGGAGCAGCACGATGGCGAGCGTCGCAGTCTTCAGGAGCAGCACGAGCATCGGGAGACCCAGCTCAAGCAGGCATGGGAGCGGGAAAGGCTGCAGCTGGAAAAGGACTACAAAGGCATGCTCCAGCAGAGGCTGCATGAGGAACGAGAGAAGCACCAGACTGTGAAGGAGGAGCTGCAGAAGAGGCTGAACATGCAGGAAGATTGCCACCGCAAGACCCTGCAGGAGATGACTATTAAACACGCTGAAGAGAGGAACACAATCAGTGGCAAGCTGGAGAAACTACAAGACAACCTTGTTCAGGAGAG TTACTGCATAACCATGTACAGGGAGCAGACAGAAGTGTGCTTCTTCAAGAAAATCAAGCAAGTTGAAGATCGTTTCTCAGCTGACCAAGAATTAGCGGCCGCACGCTTTCAAACTGACATCTTGAAACTGGAACATCACTACCAGAGAGAGCTGGAGGACCTCTCAAAGAACCACGCTGAGGAGAAACTCTGCTGGGAGTTACAGTTACAGAAAGCGATGGAGAGTGTTGACGTTTCTCAGATCAATGGAGAAGTAGCAGCAGAGAGACATAATCAGGAGTGGGCAAAAGAACGAATTGAATTGGAGAAGATTCATGGAGAAGTCATGCAAGCAGTGGTGAAAAAGAATCAGGAGTTGCAACACCAAGTGAAGACCAAGGAAATCGAGCTAAATCGCCAGTTTAACGATCTGCACAACCGACTCCAGGAGAGTCTGCAGGCCAATGAGGACCTTCTTAATCAGTCTGAAAAGAAAGCCAAGGAGGCTGAACACCTGCTCAACCAAGCGGTAGAAGATTTCCAACAGGAGAGGGAGGAATTCCAGGGCAACCACTTGCAGCTTGAGGCGCAATATGAAGAGATTCTTTCAATATCCCAAAGGCAGGAAGCAGAGCGGATTGCGCTGCTCACAGAGCGTGACGATTTGAAGCTGAGGATTGATGGCATGGAGAAGCTTCTCAAACAGGCCGTAGATGACTTTGAGCTGGACAGGAAGGAGCTTCAGGGAGAGGTGGCTATTCTCAaggaaaaattgaaagaaagcCAAAACCATGATCTGTTTTTGGCTGCATTTAAGAACAAGGAAACTATTTCAAAGCCAATACCAGATGAGTCCTACAATGGAGAAGGTCTTGATATGCAAATAGACCCAATGGTTAGGCCTGAAGAAGTGTCACAACTGAAGATGGATGCAAGTGAGGACCAAGTCAATATCTTAAGTACTTTTAACACCTGTCTTCTAGGTAAGGGATGCAGTGATCAGGAAACTTCAAACTTTAACGAACCTGACAACAATCCTAAAGCTTTCATGTGTCATGGAGAAGACCCATTGATGCCCACTGACCTTGAGTTCACTTCAACTGGTGGAAATGTAAAGGACTTCTTGCTTAGCCAATCTCAAGATAAAGAGGCATCTGGGGCTCTGGAATACAACAATGAAGAAAGTCAACCTCAAACTACACTTACCTCTACTTCAGAATGCTCCTCCCACAAGGATGAGTTGTTTAAGCAGATGGTTGTTAATTCCTTGGACCTCGTGGATCCTTGTGAACTTTCTCTTGAGAATCCCAAAGATGACCCTGGTCCAAAATCTGTCTGGTATGATTCGAACGGGGAATTTACCATCGATAATGGAGAACCCCTTGATCAAGACATTGATTGTGAACTCGAGGATTTGCCCATCTTTGAACAGCAGTCTTTGTACTATCAAACCAGAGAGGAGATTGTCCTAATGCGTGAGAAGATCATGTTACTCCAGCAGAAGACTGACCTCCTACAGAGTCTTTTGGAGCACAATTGCAAGAAAATGCAAAAAGGCCGCGAGTATCTTGAGGAAAACTACAGCCTCAAAGTCAAAATGGTCTTGCTAATAGAACATATCAAAGTGCTGGAAATTGATGCCTTTAGGCTGAAAGCGCTTCAGGTTCGTTACGAAGAGTGCGAGTGTGAAAACGCCACGCTGAAGCAGAAAAACGCTGAGCTCAAAATGAGGGTTTTCAGACTGCAAAGCAGAATTTATCTCACAGATGACATCAGCAGAATTCAACAGGAGAACTGTAAACTCTTAGATTTGTTTGAAGCACAAGGGGACATTCTGGTCCCTGGTTTCCTCCGGAGCCAAATTGCTGAGGTTTCTTGCATCCAAGACTGTTGCGGTGAGTTTAAGGCAGATGCCACGGGACTTTCCAAAGCCATCTCAGAGCTGCAAAACAAGAATCCAACCACACAGGGCAATAG GCAGAACCTGGAGCAGCTCAACCAAGAGAAGATTGCCGCCGAACACACAGCAGAGAATTTGAACAAACAG GTGGCCGATCTTCATTCGCAATGTCAGCAACTCCAGAGTGAAAAGGGAACGCTGGCTGACAAGATTGTCCGTAGCCAGACTGTCGTGGACGAGCTCAAGCAGCAGCTAACTGAACTGATCAAAGACAACGAAAGCCGGGAGGTGCTTGCCGAGGAAAAGAAAAAG GTTGATGCTTGTATGAACGCTCTGGAGGCCGAGTTGACCAAAGCTCTGACAGAAACAGCCAGGCTGGAGGACCAGAACGCCCATTTGGCCGAGAAGGTGTCTGGCCTCGAGGAGAAG CTGATAGAGGCAGATTCGGTGGAGAATCATCTCGGCCACTTAACGGATGAGCGAAAGGATGCAGCCAAAGAGAACAGAGGACTCCGCAAGCAGCTAGCTAAATCCCAAGAGACG CTGAAGAACATGGAGGGCGCCCTTCAGACCGCGAGCCTTCAGAGAGCTTGCCTAAGGTCTGATCTTCGCAGCATGCAGCAGGAGAAAGATTCCTTGCAACAGCAGCTTGCAACGCTACACAAGCAGCTGCTGAACGCCTCTGATAGG AACCGCTTTTTGGAGCTGGCCTTGCACAACTGTGCTATCCAGAGTCCTAGCAAGAAGCTCCACAGAGACACACTGCAACCAAAGGAACAAGATGACAAG GCTAGCAAGTTGTTACTGAAGCAGCAGCACAAAAACAGCCAGGTGACAATGCTCAAAACCTTGGAGCAGGAAAACGCCATCCTCAAAGAGAAATTGGAAGAACATAAGCAGCTCATGAAG GATGTTGCTGCAAAGGATGGACACGCACAACTGGATGAACTACAGGAGGAAAATAAATTGCTCAAGGCCCGTGTAGAAAGGCTCACTAAACAACTCTTTGAG
- the nin gene encoding ninein isoform X3, producing the protein MDDVLEQDQHEERLKEVFDSFDASGCGSLCPEELADLCVSLHLEDAAPALLDVLLQGRDRLTDRIDFDQFKDALILALSSGFEASQAQQEVSSRPESPDIKPKFVKGSKRYGRRSKPELVNTIPEFIQGPHNQDEDITRSEDTQDNCDATIPRKRERWNADETSTEEYEAEGQLHLWNPDEPSTPQGCAAATLKEKLQQACDELAISWYGCAGHSQMLALCDYLGLEISADVLHGLNGDGWINVQEFVSMVLKYNKPATPSASTPYRQLKRQHSTQPFDEAGRRIAASSALMSSIGMRLFSTLDDGTGFTPVESIIDSWMEEGIENGSEILKALNFSLEGKLSLSDLSTALESELLATKNGIHRVALASFKAEIRHLLERIDGELREKEKIRSDLERVERLKSQLATEVDEHHSSIEKANHLNLRKLEEEHREKLAAVRLELMKEMDLIRQQAAQQREELEAEVDKIKEEESFLREHLSISIKENRRLEMDLMDCGERLMEAQNQVTKLRGSLDNVLKEKFGDLDPGSADFLMQEERIKQLRLGYEAQCRKLQDRVDELLSELQDFHSMDRPQQSCSQPLSEELEGKSPGVESDPGLGSEEVNPLSSMSLEAEMMLEQLKEQHLHQLDDLRKELECKTDEFNTVVEQKEDQKTALDRQHQQEVEAIREELASARSRETELQSQLERASQEQTRLEKETQDEVRTLRQQLLEEQSISAELGEQLRNLQEQKPDFLAVMEELQNQHASDIEILEKKNMQLLEVRLQEQKKKHLEEREDLEKRWLECFEKEKELMKQTHDEELLARLEKAMSCLKNEHDRTVKRLTAEWQEQRVLLEEQNNESLQAVLEDAMLRLGKEQERKESQLQEQHDGERRSLQEQHEHRETQLKQAWERERLQLEKDYKGMLQQRLHEEREKHQTVKEELQKRLNMQEDCHRKTLQEMTIKHAEERNTISGKLEKLQDNLVQESYCITMYREQTEVCFFKKIKQVEDRFSADQELAAARFQTDILKLEHHYQRELEDLSKNHAEEKLCWELQLQKAMESVDVSQINGEVAAERHNQEWAKERIELEKIHGEVMQAVVKKNQELQHQVKTKEIELNRQFNDLHNRLQESLQANEDLLNQSEKKAKEAEHLLNQAVEDFQQEREEFQGNHLQLEAQYEEILSISQRQEAERIALLTERDDLKLRIDGMEKLLKQAVDDFELDRKELQGEVAILKEKLKESQNHDLFLAAFKNKETISKPIPDESYNGEGLDMQIDPMVRPEEVSQLKMDASEDQVNILSTFNTCLLGKGCSDQETSNFNEPDNNPKAFMCHGEDPLMPTDLEFTSTGGNVKDFLLSQSQDKEASGALEYNNEESQPQTTLTSTSECSSHKDELFKQMVVNSLDLVDPCELSLENPKDDPGPKSVWYDSNGEFTIDNGEPLDQDIDCELEDLPIFEQQSLYYQTREEIVLMREKIMLLQQKTDLLQSLLEHNCKKMQKGREYLEENYSLKVKMVLLIEHIKVLEIDAFRLKALQVRYEECECENATLKQKNAELKMRVFRLQSRIYLTDDISRIQQENCKLLDLFEAQGDILVPGFLRSQIAEVSCIQDCCGEFKADATGLSKAISELQNKNPTTQGNRQNLEQLNQEKIAAEHTAENLNKQVADLHSQCQQLQSEKGTLADKIVRSQTVVDELKQQLTELIKDNESREVLAEEKKKVDACMNALEAELTKALTETARLEDQNAHLAEKVSGLEEKLIEADSVENHLGHLTDERKDAAKENRGLRKQLAKSQETLKNMEGALQTASLQRACLRSDLRSMQQEKDSLQQQLATLHKQLLNASDRNRFLELALHNCAIQSPSKKLHRDTLQPKEQDDKASKLLLKQQHKNSQVTMLKTLEQENAILKEKLEEHKQLMKDVAAKDGHAQLDELQEENKLLKARVERLTKQLFESFHTYFMELLPASPCRLARGHCSDADSAQVAMAEQRANADGYRRIGGL; encoded by the exons AGTCTCCTGACATCAAGCCAAAGTTTGTAAAGGGCAGCAAGCGTTACGGCCGCCGCTCCAAACCGGAATTGGTCAACACCATTCCAGAGTTTATTCAAGGTCCCCACAACCAAGACGAAGACATCACACGCAGTGAGGACACTCAGGACAACTGTGACGCCACTATTCCAAGGAAGCGTGAG CGCTGGAATGCAGATGAAACCAGTACAGAGGAGTATGAAGCAGAAG GCCAGCTGCATCTATGGAACCCCGACGAGCCGAGCACACCTCAAGGTTGTGCCGCAGCTACCCTGAAGGAGAAGCTCCAGCAAGCCTGTGACGAGTTGGCCATATCCTGGTACGGATGCGCCGGCCACTCGCAAATGCTTGCCCTGTGCGACTATCTGGGCTTGGAG ATAAGTGCAGATGTACTCCATGGTTTGAATGGTGACGGGTGGATCAATGTTCAAGAGTTTGTCTCCATGGTTCTTAAGTATAACAAGCCTGCCACCCCGTCTGCCTCCACTCCTTACAGACAGCTGAAAAGACAGCACTCCACTCAG CCTTTTGATGAGGCGGGCCGCCGgattgccgcctcctccgctctGATGAGCAGCATCGGCATGCGCTTGTTCTCCACCCTGGATGACGGCACCGGCTTCACGCCGGTCGAGTCCATCATAGATTCCTGGATGGAGGAAGGCATAGAAAACGGCAGTGAGATCCTGAAG GCATTAAATTTCAGCCTCGAAGGCAAGCTGAGTTTGTCCGATCTAAGTACTGCGCTAGAAAGTGAACTCCTGGCCACCAAGAATGGCATCCACCGGGTGGCGCTGGCCAGTTTCAAAGCGGAAATCCGACATCTACT GGAACGAATCGATGGCGAGTTGAGGGAGAAGGAGAAAATCCGATCAGACCTGGAAAGGGTAGAAAGGCTTAAATCCCAACTGGCTACCGAGGTGGACGAGCATCACTCGTCAATCGAGAAGGCAAATCATCTTAACCTCAG GAAGCTGGAAGAGGAGCACCGGGAGAAGCTAGCGGCAGTGCGCTTGGAGCTAATGAAGGAAATGGACCTGATCCGCCAACAGGCAGCCCAACAACGTGAGGAGCTGGAAGCCGAGGTGGACAAGATCAAGGAGGAGGAGTCCTTTCTCAGGGAACACCTGTCCATTTCAATCAAG GAAAACCGACGTCTGGAGATGGACTTAATGGACTGCGGTGAAAGACTGATGGAGGCCCAAAACCAAGTGACAAAACTGCGTGGCAGTTTGGACAATGTCTTGAAAGAGAAA TTTGGCGACCTGGACCCTGGCAGTGCTGACTTCTTAATGCAGGAGGAGCGCATTAAGCAGCTGCGACTGGGCTACGAAGCACaatgcagg AAACTGCAAGACCGCGTGGATGAGCTGCTGTCTGAGCTGCAGGACTTTCACAGCATGGATCGACCTCAGCAGTCCTGCTCCCAGCCTCTCTCGGAGGAGCTGGAGGGCAAAAGCCCAGGCGTGGAGTCTGACCCCGGCCTCGGCTCAGAGGAAGTCAATCCTTTAAGCAGTATGAGCCTAGAGGCTGAGATGATGCTGGAACAGCTGAAGGAGCAGCATttgcaccaattggatgacttgAGGAAAGAGCTGGAGTGCAAA ACCGACGAATTCAACACTGTGGTTGAGCAAAAAGAGGACCAAAAGACTGCACTGGACCGCCAGCACCAGCAGGAGGTCGAGGCCATAAGGGAGGAGCTGGCAAGCGCTCGCTCACGTGAGACGGAGCTCCAAAGCCAGCTTGAGCGGGCCTCGCAAGAGCAGACCCGCCTGGAGAAGGAGACACAGGATGAGGTGAGGACCCTGAGGCAGCAGCTCCTTGAGGAACAAAGCATTTCTGCGGAACTGGGGGAGCAGCTCAGAAACCTGCAAGAGCAAAAGCCGGACTTTCTCGCCGTCATGGAGGAGCTACAAAACCAACACGCCAGTGACATAGAGATTCTGGAGAAGAAAAACATGCAGCTCTTGGAAGTCAGGCTGCAGGAACAGAAGAAGAAACACCTGGAAGAGAGGGAGGATTTGGAAAAGAGGTGGTTGGAATGTTTTGAAAAGGAAAAGGAATTGATGAAGCAGACTCATGATGAAGAGCTGTTGGCCAGACTTGAAAAGGCAATGTCTTGCTTGAAGAATGAGCATGACcgaactgtaaaaaggcttactgCGGAGTGGCAAGAGCAGAGAGTTCTGCTAGAAGAGCAAAACAATGAGTCCCTGCAGGCTGTGCTGGAGGACGCCATGCTGAGGCTGGGCAAGGAGCAGGAGCGGAAGGAGAGCCAGCTCCAGGAGCAGCACGATGGCGAGCGTCGCAGTCTTCAGGAGCAGCACGAGCATCGGGAGACCCAGCTCAAGCAGGCATGGGAGCGGGAAAGGCTGCAGCTGGAAAAGGACTACAAAGGCATGCTCCAGCAGAGGCTGCATGAGGAACGAGAGAAGCACCAGACTGTGAAGGAGGAGCTGCAGAAGAGGCTGAACATGCAGGAAGATTGCCACCGCAAGACCCTGCAGGAGATGACTATTAAACACGCTGAAGAGAGGAACACAATCAGTGGCAAGCTGGAGAAACTACAAGACAACCTTGTTCAGGAGAG TTACTGCATAACCATGTACAGGGAGCAGACAGAAGTGTGCTTCTTCAAGAAAATCAAGCAAGTTGAAGATCGTTTCTCAGCTGACCAAGAATTAGCGGCCGCACGCTTTCAAACTGACATCTTGAAACTGGAACATCACTACCAGAGAGAGCTGGAGGACCTCTCAAAGAACCACGCTGAGGAGAAACTCTGCTGGGAGTTACAGTTACAGAAAGCGATGGAGAGTGTTGACGTTTCTCAGATCAATGGAGAAGTAGCAGCAGAGAGACATAATCAGGAGTGGGCAAAAGAACGAATTGAATTGGAGAAGATTCATGGAGAAGTCATGCAAGCAGTGGTGAAAAAGAATCAGGAGTTGCAACACCAAGTGAAGACCAAGGAAATCGAGCTAAATCGCCAGTTTAACGATCTGCACAACCGACTCCAGGAGAGTCTGCAGGCCAATGAGGACCTTCTTAATCAGTCTGAAAAGAAAGCCAAGGAGGCTGAACACCTGCTCAACCAAGCGGTAGAAGATTTCCAACAGGAGAGGGAGGAATTCCAGGGCAACCACTTGCAGCTTGAGGCGCAATATGAAGAGATTCTTTCAATATCCCAAAGGCAGGAAGCAGAGCGGATTGCGCTGCTCACAGAGCGTGACGATTTGAAGCTGAGGATTGATGGCATGGAGAAGCTTCTCAAACAGGCCGTAGATGACTTTGAGCTGGACAGGAAGGAGCTTCAGGGAGAGGTGGCTATTCTCAaggaaaaattgaaagaaagcCAAAACCATGATCTGTTTTTGGCTGCATTTAAGAACAAGGAAACTATTTCAAAGCCAATACCAGATGAGTCCTACAATGGAGAAGGTCTTGATATGCAAATAGACCCAATGGTTAGGCCTGAAGAAGTGTCACAACTGAAGATGGATGCAAGTGAGGACCAAGTCAATATCTTAAGTACTTTTAACACCTGTCTTCTAGGTAAGGGATGCAGTGATCAGGAAACTTCAAACTTTAACGAACCTGACAACAATCCTAAAGCTTTCATGTGTCATGGAGAAGACCCATTGATGCCCACTGACCTTGAGTTCACTTCAACTGGTGGAAATGTAAAGGACTTCTTGCTTAGCCAATCTCAAGATAAAGAGGCATCTGGGGCTCTGGAATACAACAATGAAGAAAGTCAACCTCAAACTACACTTACCTCTACTTCAGAATGCTCCTCCCACAAGGATGAGTTGTTTAAGCAGATGGTTGTTAATTCCTTGGACCTCGTGGATCCTTGTGAACTTTCTCTTGAGAATCCCAAAGATGACCCTGGTCCAAAATCTGTCTGGTATGATTCGAACGGGGAATTTACCATCGATAATGGAGAACCCCTTGATCAAGACATTGATTGTGAACTCGAGGATTTGCCCATCTTTGAACAGCAGTCTTTGTACTATCAAACCAGAGAGGAGATTGTCCTAATGCGTGAGAAGATCATGTTACTCCAGCAGAAGACTGACCTCCTACAGAGTCTTTTGGAGCACAATTGCAAGAAAATGCAAAAAGGCCGCGAGTATCTTGAGGAAAACTACAGCCTCAAAGTCAAAATGGTCTTGCTAATAGAACATATCAAAGTGCTGGAAATTGATGCCTTTAGGCTGAAAGCGCTTCAGGTTCGTTACGAAGAGTGCGAGTGTGAAAACGCCACGCTGAAGCAGAAAAACGCTGAGCTCAAAATGAGGGTTTTCAGACTGCAAAGCAGAATTTATCTCACAGATGACATCAGCAGAATTCAACAGGAGAACTGTAAACTCTTAGATTTGTTTGAAGCACAAGGGGACATTCTGGTCCCTGGTTTCCTCCGGAGCCAAATTGCTGAGGTTTCTTGCATCCAAGACTGTTGCGGTGAGTTTAAGGCAGATGCCACGGGACTTTCCAAAGCCATCTCAGAGCTGCAAAACAAGAATCCAACCACACAGGGCAATAG GCAGAACCTGGAGCAGCTCAACCAAGAGAAGATTGCCGCCGAACACACAGCAGAGAATTTGAACAAACAG GTGGCCGATCTTCATTCGCAATGTCAGCAACTCCAGAGTGAAAAGGGAACGCTGGCTGACAAGATTGTCCGTAGCCAGACTGTCGTGGACGAGCTCAAGCAGCAGCTAACTGAACTGATCAAAGACAACGAAAGCCGGGAGGTGCTTGCCGAGGAAAAGAAAAAG GTTGATGCTTGTATGAACGCTCTGGAGGCCGAGTTGACCAAAGCTCTGACAGAAACAGCCAGGCTGGAGGACCAGAACGCCCATTTGGCCGAGAAGGTGTCTGGCCTCGAGGAGAAG CTGATAGAGGCAGATTCGGTGGAGAATCATCTCGGCCACTTAACGGATGAGCGAAAGGATGCAGCCAAAGAGAACAGAGGACTCCGCAAGCAGCTAGCTAAATCCCAAGAGACG CTGAAGAACATGGAGGGCGCCCTTCAGACCGCGAGCCTTCAGAGAGCTTGCCTAAGGTCTGATCTTCGCAGCATGCAGCAGGAGAAAGATTCCTTGCAACAGCAGCTTGCAACGCTACACAAGCAGCTGCTGAACGCCTCTGATAGG AACCGCTTTTTGGAGCTGGCCTTGCACAACTGTGCTATCCAGAGTCCTAGCAAGAAGCTCCACAGAGACACACTGCAACCAAAGGAACAAGATGACAAG GCTAGCAAGTTGTTACTGAAGCAGCAGCACAAAAACAGCCAGGTGACAATGCTCAAAACCTTGGAGCAGGAAAACGCCATCCTCAAAGAGAAATTGGAAGAACATAAGCAGCTCATGAAG GATGTTGCTGCAAAGGATGGACACGCACAACTGGATGAACTACAGGAGGAAAATAAATTGCTCAAGGCCCGTGTAGAAAGGCTCACTAAACAACTCTTTGAG TCATTCCACACTTACTTCATGGAACTCCTGCCCGCATCGCCCTGCAGGTTGGCGAGGGGACATTGTTCTGATGCCGACAGCGCGCAG